A single region of the Rhizobium sp. NLR16a genome encodes:
- the phnE gene encoding phosphonate ABC transporter, permease protein PhnE, which yields MTIAETQPHVQSTQEIATAWDRMVAKRRFYTVLGLVILVAAFVSSVRFADESNAGHFFERLPHLFDFLSWLIPKDWNDVWRALFDIASVNDRGGEEFNFDKGRVYVWGAFYIPEYFELMIVTINVALISTIIAFIFAVPLSFFAARNLTNSWPLRIVTKRLMEFLRAFPEIVIAGLFSAILSIGPVAAIIAITLHTIGALGKLFYEVAENIDMKPHEGMKAVGANWWERVRFAALPQVLPNFTSYALLRLEINVRASTIIGAVGGGGIGEELKLSISRGFGAKTMALVLLLFVTIVAVDQFSAWLRRRLVGEHAFLLQH from the coding sequence ATGACCATTGCCGAAACACAGCCGCACGTGCAGAGCACGCAGGAGATCGCCACCGCCTGGGATCGGATGGTCGCGAAGCGCCGCTTTTATACCGTCCTTGGCTTGGTCATCCTCGTTGCGGCATTCGTCAGCTCCGTCCGGTTCGCCGATGAGAGCAATGCCGGCCATTTCTTCGAGCGTCTGCCGCATCTTTTCGACTTCCTGAGCTGGCTCATTCCCAAGGATTGGAACGATGTCTGGCGCGCGCTGTTCGACATAGCCAGCGTCAACGACAGAGGCGGCGAGGAATTCAACTTCGACAAGGGCCGCGTCTACGTCTGGGGTGCCTTCTACATTCCGGAATATTTCGAGCTGATGATCGTCACGATCAACGTAGCGCTCATCTCGACCATCATCGCCTTCATCTTTGCGGTTCCCTTGAGCTTCTTTGCCGCGCGCAATCTCACGAATTCATGGCCGCTGCGCATCGTCACCAAGCGGCTGATGGAGTTCCTGCGCGCTTTCCCCGAGATTGTCATTGCCGGCCTGTTTTCGGCGATCCTGTCGATCGGGCCGGTCGCCGCCATCATAGCCATCACCCTGCACACGATCGGCGCGCTCGGCAAACTCTTCTACGAAGTCGCCGAAAACATCGACATGAAGCCGCATGAGGGGATGAAGGCCGTCGGCGCCAACTGGTGGGAGCGCGTGCGCTTCGCCGCCCTGCCACAGGTGCTGCCGAATTTCACCTCCTATGCGCTCTTACGCCTGGAGATCAACGTGCGCGCCTCGACCATCATCGGGGCCGTCGGCGGCGGCGGCATCGGCGAGGAGCTGAAGCTTTCGATCTCGCGCGGCTTCGGCGCCAAGACGATGGCGCTCGTTCTGCTGCTCTTCGTGACGATCGTCGCCGTCGACCAGTTCTCCGCATGGCTGCGTCGCCGTCTCGTCGGCGAGCACGCTTTCCTTCTGCAACATTGA
- the phnE gene encoding phosphonate ABC transporter, permease protein PhnE — MTVIDANRMHEIEARYPEYFHRSFRQRFGGLMILIATLLYGLYAVWFFDLPKLFAEAHWERVGIYLSQWVSYDVQPDLRIQDDGSIEVRYPRFSPLGDHPHPDWVVNNPDGSITVSISGISRSVTVSKSETIVTAHGVSVPVDVSSGAPEVVGPVPSWMTVYDDNVLADLGFAGDVSISVDRVKVRKRFLGWANFIFDTQSSFFDKPVGEVIGLVVSGPRIKPDQTNLSLAFEDIWNNSEWQHGDVWTKLFQTIVMAFLGTLLGVLAAFPLAFLAARNITPNRLLNQILKRFFDFLRSVDMLIWALFLTRAFGPGPLAGSGAIFLTETGTLGKLYSEGLENIDNKPREGIKSTGAQTVLVHRYGIMPQIVPVIVSQTLYQWESNVRGATIIGAVGAGGIGLKLWEAMRTNANWENVAYMVILILIVVFLFDAASNVLRHRLMGTKTH; from the coding sequence ATGACGGTGATTGACGCAAACCGCATGCATGAGATCGAAGCGCGCTATCCGGAATATTTCCACCGATCGTTCCGCCAGCGTTTCGGCGGGTTGATGATCCTCATTGCGACGCTGCTCTACGGGCTCTATGCCGTCTGGTTCTTCGACCTGCCCAAGCTCTTCGCCGAGGCCCATTGGGAACGCGTCGGCATCTATCTCAGCCAATGGGTGAGCTACGATGTCCAGCCGGACCTCCGCATCCAGGACGACGGCTCGATCGAGGTGCGTTATCCCCGCTTCTCACCGCTCGGCGATCATCCGCACCCGGACTGGGTGGTCAACAATCCCGACGGCAGCATCACCGTTTCCATCAGCGGCATCAGCCGCAGCGTCACCGTCTCAAAGAGCGAAACGATCGTGACCGCGCACGGCGTCAGCGTCCCCGTCGACGTATCGAGCGGCGCGCCTGAGGTGGTCGGGCCGGTGCCGAGCTGGATGACTGTTTATGACGACAACGTGCTTGCGGATCTCGGCTTTGCCGGCGACGTCAGTATTTCCGTCGATCGCGTGAAGGTCCGCAAACGCTTCCTCGGCTGGGCGAATTTCATCTTCGACACGCAATCCTCCTTCTTCGACAAACCGGTCGGCGAAGTCATCGGCCTCGTTGTTTCCGGCCCGCGCATCAAGCCCGACCAAACCAACCTATCGCTCGCCTTCGAGGATATCTGGAACAACAGCGAATGGCAGCATGGCGACGTCTGGACCAAGCTTTTCCAGACGATCGTCATGGCCTTTCTCGGAACGCTGCTCGGCGTGCTTGCCGCCTTCCCCCTCGCCTTCCTGGCAGCGCGCAACATCACGCCGAACCGCCTCCTGAACCAGATCCTGAAACGCTTCTTCGATTTCCTGCGCTCGGTCGACATGCTGATCTGGGCGCTGTTCCTGACGCGCGCCTTCGGCCCCGGGCCGCTCGCCGGCAGCGGCGCGATCTTCCTCACCGAGACCGGCACGCTCGGCAAGCTTTATTCCGAGGGGCTCGAGAATATCGACAACAAGCCGCGGGAAGGCATCAAATCAACCGGCGCCCAAACGGTGCTCGTCCATCGTTACGGCATCATGCCGCAGATCGTTCCGGTTATCGTCAGCCAGACGCTCTACCAGTGGGAATCGAACGTGCGCGGCGCGACCATCATCGGCGCTGTCGGCGCGGGCGGCATCGGCCTCAAACTCTGGGAGGCGATGCGCACCAACGCCAACTGGGAAAACGTCGCCTATATGGTCATTCTGATCTTGATCGTCGTCTTCCTGTTTGACGCCGCCTCGAACGTCCTGCGCCACCGGCTGATGGGCACGAAGACGCACTGA
- a CDS encoding DUF1045 domain-containing protein, whose product MRYALYFSPPKDDPLTGAASLWLGRDAFTGKTYPAPEHETLSAAEQFELTADPRRYGFHATIKAPFSLAASVTERDLITFAEDFAARTPAFKIPELVLGQLGRFFALVPGSLYQPLQDFAGKVVKSFEPFRATLSETDIARRNPEKLSDSQRANLQRWGYPYVMEDFGFHMTLSGQVPETRAEVMKTVLAERFAGFTGRPLSISGLAVFIEETRGAPFKVHSWLPLSGAKS is encoded by the coding sequence TTGCGCTACGCTCTCTATTTCTCGCCGCCGAAGGATGATCCCCTGACCGGCGCGGCTTCGCTCTGGCTCGGCCGCGATGCTTTCACCGGCAAAACCTATCCTGCACCCGAACATGAGACACTCAGTGCGGCAGAGCAGTTCGAGCTGACCGCCGACCCACGCCGCTACGGCTTTCACGCGACGATCAAGGCGCCGTTTTCGCTTGCCGCTTCCGTCACCGAACGGGATCTCATCACCTTTGCCGAGGATTTCGCGGCGCGCACCCCGGCCTTCAAGATTCCTGAACTCGTGCTCGGCCAGCTTGGCCGTTTTTTTGCACTGGTTCCCGGTTCTCTTTACCAACCTCTTCAGGATTTCGCCGGAAAGGTGGTAAAATCCTTCGAACCGTTCCGCGCTACGCTTTCCGAGACTGATATCGCGCGACGCAACCCGGAGAAGCTCAGCGACAGCCAGCGCGCCAATCTGCAACGCTGGGGCTATCCTTACGTCATGGAGGATTTCGGGTTCCACATGACTCTGAGCGGCCAGGTGCCGGAGACACGCGCGGAGGTGATGAAAACGGTCCTGGCGGAGCGTTTTGCCGGTTTTACCGGCCGGCCGCTTTCGATTTCCGGCCTCGCCGTCTTCATCGAGGAGACGCGCGGCGCCCCGTTCAAAGTTCATTCCTGGCTGCCGCTTTCCGGCGCCAAAAGCTGA
- a CDS encoding alpha-D-ribose 1-methylphosphonate 5-triphosphate diphosphatase, producing MSKETVFSNARIVLEEDVLSGSILIRDGKIVDISEGNSVAGEDFEGDYVIPGLVELHTDHLEGHYQPRPGIRWHKTAAVQAHDAQIVTSGITTVFDCLRMGADEDGGFEHGEMREMADAIQSAEKEGRLRAEHLLHLRCEVSADNVLEHFADFEKDPHVRLVSLMDHAPGQRQFQTMDQYIFYYQKKRGLSDEAFARFVAKRQAESARNSTPHRNAIAKVCAERGITVASHDDATLSHVDEAIDNGVRLAEFPTSFDAARASHEHGMSVLMGAPNIVRGKSHSGNIAARDLAEMGVLDVLSSDYVPLSLLHAPFILADEVESITLPKAIAMVTSTPARTVSLDDRGRIATGLRADLVRVHRSHGVPVTRSVWRQGRRVA from the coding sequence ATGAGCAAAGAGACCGTCTTTTCCAACGCCCGCATCGTTCTCGAGGAGGACGTCCTTTCAGGATCGATCCTCATCCGCGACGGCAAGATCGTCGATATCTCCGAAGGCAATTCGGTAGCCGGCGAAGATTTCGAGGGCGACTACGTCATTCCCGGCCTTGTCGAGCTGCATACTGACCATCTCGAAGGCCATTATCAGCCACGTCCGGGCATCCGCTGGCACAAGACGGCTGCCGTCCAGGCGCATGACGCCCAGATCGTCACATCGGGCATCACCACGGTCTTCGACTGCCTGCGCATGGGCGCGGACGAGGACGGCGGCTTCGAACATGGCGAGATGCGCGAGATGGCCGACGCCATCCAATCGGCGGAGAAGGAAGGCAGGCTGCGCGCGGAGCACCTCCTGCACCTGCGCTGCGAGGTCTCGGCCGACAACGTGCTCGAACATTTCGCCGATTTCGAAAAGGATCCGCATGTGCGGCTCGTCTCGCTGATGGATCACGCGCCCGGCCAGCGGCAGTTCCAGACGATGGATCAGTATATCTTCTACTACCAGAAGAAGCGGGGCCTGAGCGATGAGGCTTTTGCCCGTTTCGTCGCCAAGCGCCAGGCGGAATCGGCGCGCAATTCGACGCCTCATCGCAATGCCATCGCCAAGGTCTGCGCCGAGCGCGGCATCACGGTCGCAAGCCATGACGACGCCACGCTCTCTCATGTCGACGAGGCGATCGACAATGGCGTGCGCCTCGCCGAGTTTCCGACCAGCTTCGATGCCGCCCGGGCATCGCACGAGCACGGCATGAGCGTGCTGATGGGCGCACCGAATATCGTGCGCGGCAAATCCCATTCCGGCAACATCGCCGCCCGCGATCTCGCCGAAATGGGCGTGCTCGACGTGTTGTCCTCCGACTACGTGCCGCTCAGCCTGCTGCATGCACCCTTCATCCTCGCCGACGAGGTGGAGAGCATCACCCTTCCGAAAGCGATCGCGATGGTGACATCGACGCCCGCCCGCACGGTCAGCCTCGACGATCGCGGCCGGATCGCGACCGGGCTGCGCGCCGATCTCGTCCGTGTCCACCGTTCGCACGGCGTGCCGGTCACACGCTCCGTCTGGCGCCAGGGACGCCGTGTCGCATGA
- the phnN gene encoding phosphonate metabolism protein/1,5-bisphosphokinase (PRPP-forming) PhnN translates to MTPHEPHAAAGAERGIMVVVVGPSGAGKDTLMNLAARRFAGRDNVHFARRVITRHRDAGGEDHLSVSLQGFAAMEQSGSFAVWWEAHGLKYGIPAEVSVALSRGHVVVANGSRSALHRFQAAFPRLKVINVTARPEVLASRLEARGRETHEDIMARLARGPLTVRGDYDVTELDNSGSLEEAEQKMIAILDGLLAEVR, encoded by the coding sequence ATGACCCCGCACGAACCACATGCAGCAGCCGGAGCCGAACGGGGCATCATGGTCGTCGTCGTTGGGCCGAGCGGCGCCGGCAAGGACACGCTGATGAACCTCGCTGCGCGACGTTTTGCCGGCCGCGACAATGTGCATTTCGCCCGCCGCGTCATCACCCGCCACCGTGACGCCGGCGGCGAGGATCATCTTTCCGTCTCTCTCCAAGGCTTTGCCGCCATGGAGCAGTCAGGCTCCTTCGCCGTCTGGTGGGAAGCGCATGGCCTGAAATACGGCATTCCGGCCGAAGTCTCGGTGGCGCTGTCGCGAGGCCACGTCGTCGTTGCCAACGGCTCGCGCTCGGCGCTTCACCGCTTCCAAGCCGCTTTCCCGCGGCTGAAGGTCATCAACGTCACGGCCCGTCCCGAAGTGCTCGCCAGCCGGCTGGAAGCGCGCGGCCGCGAGACACATGAGGACATCATGGCCAGGCTCGCCCGCGGGCCGCTGACCGTGCGTGGCGACTACGACGTCACGGAGCTCGACAATAGCGGCTCGCTCGAAGAAGCTGAGCAGAAGATGATCGCGATCCTGGACGGATTGTTGGCCGAAGTGCGCTGA
- a CDS encoding LysR substrate-binding domain-containing protein has translation MCHLQEADGFARDNAGGCPKGRKGAFCCRAADDLNLSHTVISRHVRNLEAWLGTRLVDAGPRGIRLTAEGRIFAETVGIAFDLIAKSTAELRPAVNRTVLRIWCVPGLATRWLTPRFNQLQLALPGIDFVMRATDLEPDFTRYEADVDIRYSDEPRGNVRWILLERPRMFPVTSPEWISRNAPIRTLDDLVCQPLIHEESRDQWRQWFHKAGFEHEVVLNGPRLWSANLTVDAAVAGQGIALATRLIAADDLRAGRLVELLETDVRLGGYYFVGSRERWNEVTLARFRAWMQQSIAETIGGHSSDETSKPGR, from the coding sequence ATGTGTCATCTCCAAGAGGCGGACGGTTTTGCTAGGGACAATGCTGGCGGATGTCCCAAGGGGCGGAAAGGCGCTTTTTGTTGCAGGGCCGCGGACGATCTCAATCTCAGCCACACCGTCATATCCCGTCACGTCCGTAACCTCGAAGCCTGGCTTGGCACACGGCTTGTCGATGCCGGACCGCGCGGCATCAGGCTCACGGCGGAAGGCCGGATTTTTGCCGAGACCGTGGGGATCGCTTTCGACCTCATTGCCAAGTCGACGGCGGAATTGCGCCCAGCGGTCAACCGCACCGTGTTGCGCATCTGGTGCGTGCCGGGCCTCGCAACGCGTTGGCTGACGCCGCGCTTCAATCAGCTCCAGCTTGCCTTGCCCGGAATCGATTTCGTGATGCGCGCAACCGATCTGGAACCGGATTTCACGCGTTATGAGGCCGATGTGGACATTCGCTACTCTGACGAGCCAAGAGGAAATGTCCGCTGGATCTTGCTGGAGAGGCCCCGCATGTTTCCGGTTACAAGCCCCGAATGGATCAGCAGGAACGCCCCAATACGCACTCTCGATGATCTGGTGTGCCAGCCGTTGATCCATGAGGAAAGCCGCGACCAATGGCGCCAATGGTTCCACAAGGCCGGCTTCGAGCATGAAGTCGTTTTGAATGGTCCGCGCCTCTGGTCGGCCAATCTGACGGTCGATGCGGCGGTCGCGGGCCAAGGAATAGCGCTTGCGACGCGTTTGATCGCTGCGGATGACCTGCGCGCTGGGCGGCTGGTCGAATTGCTCGAAACGGATGTTCGGCTCGGCGGCTACTATTTCGTCGGATCGCGAGAACGCTGGAATGAAGTGACCTTGGCGCGGTTCCGCGCATGGATGCAACAGTCAATCGCTGAAACTATTGGCGGTCATTCGTCTGATGAAACCAGCAAGCCGGGGCGATAG
- a CDS encoding ABC transporter substrate-binding protein has product MKLKNRSTIAALGLLSLAVAAGPSVARDLTIASWGGNFQDAQRKIFFQPFSEVTGKPLLDEAWDGGIGVLQAKAKAGNPSWDAVEVEADELALGCADGLFEKVDWSKLGGKDAFLPSAVSDCGVGSIVWSTAIAYDGAKIAKGPESWVDFWDVKKFPGKRALRKGPKYTLESALMADGVPADQVYEVLATSAGVDRAFAKLDALKPSLVWWTSGAQPLQLLASGEVAMTSAYNGRITGINRSEGRKFKVVWPGSIYAVDSWVVLKGAENKDAAFDFVAFASKSENQAKLPQYIAYGLTNTEAGKTLPPDQLADLPTTPANMQGAVSLDTDFWIDNSEALTKRFDAWLAQ; this is encoded by the coding sequence ATGAAACTCAAGAACAGGTCTACGATTGCAGCTCTGGGACTGCTGTCATTGGCAGTCGCTGCCGGGCCGAGCGTGGCCAGGGACCTCACCATAGCTTCCTGGGGTGGGAACTTTCAGGATGCTCAACGAAAGATTTTTTTCCAACCCTTTTCTGAAGTCACCGGCAAGCCCTTGCTCGATGAGGCCTGGGATGGCGGTATCGGTGTACTTCAAGCGAAGGCCAAAGCTGGCAATCCTTCCTGGGACGCCGTGGAGGTCGAGGCAGACGAGCTTGCGCTCGGCTGTGCAGACGGTCTTTTTGAAAAGGTGGACTGGAGCAAGCTCGGCGGCAAGGATGCATTCCTCCCATCCGCCGTCAGCGATTGCGGCGTCGGCTCCATCGTTTGGTCGACAGCAATCGCCTATGACGGCGCAAAGATTGCCAAGGGCCCGGAATCCTGGGTCGATTTCTGGGATGTGAAGAAATTTCCGGGCAAGCGTGCGCTGCGCAAGGGGCCGAAATACACGCTCGAATCCGCGCTGATGGCCGATGGCGTGCCGGCAGATCAGGTTTACGAGGTCCTGGCGACATCGGCAGGCGTCGACCGCGCCTTCGCCAAGCTCGACGCCTTGAAGCCGAGCCTCGTCTGGTGGACCTCGGGCGCCCAGCCGCTGCAACTGCTTGCCTCCGGCGAGGTTGCCATGACCAGCGCCTATAACGGCCGCATCACCGGCATCAACCGCTCGGAAGGCAGGAAGTTCAAGGTTGTCTGGCCGGGCAGCATCTACGCCGTGGACAGCTGGGTCGTCCTTAAGGGTGCCGAAAACAAGGATGCGGCCTTTGACTTCGTTGCCTTCGCCAGCAAGTCGGAAAATCAGGCCAAACTGCCGCAATATATCGCCTACGGTCTTACGAACACAGAAGCCGGCAAGACCCTGCCGCCCGACCAACTGGCGGACCTGCCGACGACCCCGGCCAACATGCAGGGTGCCGTCAGCCTCGATACAGACTTCTGGATCGACAATTCGGAAGCGCTGACCAAAAGATTCGACGCCTGGTTGGCACAGTAG
- a CDS encoding ABC transporter ATP-binding protein, with translation MATPRIRFDRVSKSYGTLQVVKDLSLDIERGEFVSLLGPSGSGKTTLLMMAAGFENPTGGSICLDGRRIDHLPPHRREMGVVFQNYALFPHMSVADNIAFPLKMRGTGRSEIEDRVKRALDMVQLSAMSSRKPAQLSGGQQQRVALARALVFEPAVVLMDEPLGALDKQLREQMQLDIRALHKRLELTVVFVTHDQAEALTMSDRIAVFDHGNIEQIGSPRDIYDRPQTRVVAEFIGETNLIEGTVKTTGAAGASIEIADGRHVMVSGNGSLSVGSRVHISVRPERISLMARGTGSAMNALPTKILDSVYQGDHLRVQLDHDAFRFVVRTDRRSVEWPAGAEVVAHFAPDDCWVIAA, from the coding sequence TTGGCTACGCCGCGCATACGCTTTGATAGAGTCTCCAAATCCTATGGCACGCTTCAGGTCGTCAAAGACCTGTCGCTCGACATCGAGAGAGGCGAATTCGTCAGCCTTCTCGGACCTTCGGGTTCCGGCAAGACAACCTTGCTGATGATGGCGGCGGGTTTCGAAAACCCAACCGGCGGCAGCATCTGTCTCGACGGCCGCCGTATCGACCATCTGCCGCCGCATCGGCGCGAAATGGGTGTCGTTTTCCAGAATTATGCACTCTTTCCGCATATGTCGGTCGCCGACAACATCGCCTTTCCGCTGAAGATGCGCGGTACCGGCCGCAGTGAGATCGAGGATCGCGTAAAACGAGCGCTCGACATGGTGCAGCTGTCTGCAATGAGCAGCCGCAAGCCGGCCCAGCTCTCCGGTGGCCAGCAGCAGCGCGTGGCACTTGCCCGCGCCCTGGTGTTCGAGCCGGCCGTCGTGCTGATGGACGAGCCACTTGGTGCGCTTGACAAGCAGTTGCGGGAACAGATGCAACTCGATATCCGCGCACTCCACAAACGTCTGGAGCTGACCGTGGTGTTCGTAACCCACGATCAGGCCGAGGCGCTTACCATGTCCGATCGCATTGCGGTCTTCGACCATGGGAACATTGAGCAGATCGGTTCGCCGCGTGATATCTATGACCGCCCGCAAACACGCGTCGTCGCCGAATTCATCGGCGAAACCAATCTGATAGAAGGAACGGTGAAGACGACGGGAGCAGCCGGGGCTTCCATCGAGATCGCCGATGGACGGCATGTGATGGTATCCGGCAACGGCTCCCTCTCGGTCGGAAGCCGCGTCCATATTTCGGTCCGCCCCGAGCGGATTTCTCTTATGGCCCGCGGCACCGGCTCTGCGATGAATGCCTTGCCGACGAAAATACTCGACAGCGTATACCAGGGCGATCACTTGCGGGTACAGCTTGACCACGATGCCTTCCGCTTCGTGGTTCGGACCGACAGGCGATCGGTGGAGTGGCCAGCCGGCGCCGAAGTGGTGGCGCATTTCGCACCGGACGATTGCTGGGTGATTGCGGCATGA
- a CDS encoding ABC transporter permease, with amino-acid sequence MSAFRQSVGSLALVLPLTLFLGVFFMWPLLTVLEQAVSDPVVSQNLPRTTAAASTWNRISPPSDDMQTALVDDLKSIDDDQKLGEVVRRLNSAQPGFRTLMRKTVAAVKDGAGAATLGEVDARWNDAAFWRAIAEATNPYTDRNLLAAVDLQHDTSGAIVAMPDGESANQAILLRTFGVAAVVTLATCLTGLPYAMLVAATSGWRRQLLLAAVLLPLWTSLLVRTAAWYILLQDKGLINSSLLSLGLVSDALPLLFNRTGVIIAMTHVLLPFMVLPIYSVLIAIPRNLMPAAASLGARPIRAFLHILLPLTLRGIASGGLLVFMAALGYYITPALIGGPKDQMISSVIAFYATGSANWGMAGALGIVLLAATIVLYGVYGRLTTKTAGA; translated from the coding sequence ATGAGCGCTTTCCGTCAAAGCGTGGGCAGCCTCGCCCTCGTCCTTCCTCTTACCCTGTTCCTGGGTGTCTTCTTCATGTGGCCACTTCTGACAGTGCTCGAGCAGGCGGTGTCCGATCCTGTCGTCAGCCAAAACCTGCCCCGGACGACCGCCGCGGCCTCAACCTGGAACCGTATTTCCCCACCCTCCGACGACATGCAGACAGCGCTTGTCGACGACCTGAAATCGATCGACGACGATCAGAAGCTGGGCGAGGTGGTCCGAAGACTGAACAGCGCCCAGCCGGGCTTCCGCACTCTGATGAGAAAGACCGTCGCCGCGGTGAAAGACGGCGCTGGGGCGGCAACCCTCGGCGAGGTGGACGCGCGATGGAACGATGCTGCGTTCTGGAGAGCGATCGCCGAGGCGACCAATCCTTATACCGATCGCAATCTCCTTGCCGCGGTTGATCTTCAGCACGACACATCGGGAGCGATCGTGGCGATGCCGGATGGAGAGTCGGCCAATCAGGCGATTCTTCTAAGAACTTTCGGTGTGGCTGCCGTCGTGACCTTGGCGACATGCCTGACCGGCCTGCCATATGCGATGCTGGTCGCAGCCACCAGTGGCTGGCGGCGACAGCTTCTCCTTGCCGCGGTGCTCCTGCCGCTATGGACATCGCTGCTGGTGCGCACCGCGGCGTGGTACATTCTCCTGCAGGACAAGGGGCTTATCAACTCCTCCCTCCTGTCGCTCGGCCTCGTCAGCGACGCGTTGCCACTTCTCTTCAACCGAACGGGTGTCATTATCGCCATGACGCATGTTCTGCTGCCCTTCATGGTCCTCCCGATCTACAGTGTCCTCATCGCAATCCCTCGAAATCTCATGCCGGCGGCAGCCTCCCTCGGTGCGAGACCGATCCGGGCCTTCCTGCATATCCTGTTGCCTCTGACATTGCGCGGTATCGCTTCCGGCGGGCTGCTCGTTTTCATGGCAGCACTCGGTTATTACATCACGCCGGCGCTCATCGGCGGGCCGAAAGACCAGATGATCAGTTCGGTGATTGCCTTCTACGCCACCGGCTCCGCCAATTGGGGCATGGCCGGCGCGCTCGGTATCGTGCTGCTTGCCGCGACCATCGTGCTCTATGGCGTCTATGGCCGGCTCACGACGAAGACGGCAGGTGCATGA
- a CDS encoding ABC transporter permease, with amino-acid sequence MIVRLLKSLYGAATVIFLLAPLLAILPIAFTSSSFLAYPIPSFSTRWFAELANEDAWRRSIVNSLLIGTGTTLLSTVLGMLASLALRRRIVFGSTLRTMFLLPMVVPAVVLGVGLQILFAKLGFPNTFAAVIIAHTVVAVPFVLISITASLEGIDYRVERAATSLGASPAKVFWKVTLPLAMPGVLSGAVLAFATSLDEVVLTLFVAGPNQLTLARQMFSSIRENISPAIVAAAFLFILGTVFLGGLLAVVHKRAARSTIVG; translated from the coding sequence ATGATAGTTCGTTTGCTTAAATCTCTGTACGGCGCGGCAACGGTGATTTTTCTGCTGGCCCCGCTTTTGGCGATCCTTCCGATCGCATTTACCTCCAGCAGTTTCCTGGCCTATCCCATCCCTTCTTTTTCGACCCGCTGGTTTGCGGAACTCGCAAACGAGGACGCCTGGCGCCGGTCCATCGTCAACAGCCTGCTGATCGGTACGGGGACCACTCTGCTTTCAACCGTGCTCGGCATGCTGGCCTCGCTTGCGCTGCGCAGGCGCATTGTCTTCGGCTCAACGCTGCGGACAATGTTCCTTCTGCCGATGGTCGTTCCAGCGGTCGTGCTCGGCGTCGGGCTTCAAATCCTATTTGCCAAGCTCGGATTTCCGAATACCTTTGCGGCCGTCATCATAGCGCATACCGTTGTCGCCGTCCCCTTCGTGCTGATCAGCATTACCGCATCGCTTGAAGGTATCGACTATCGTGTCGAGCGGGCGGCGACGAGCCTGGGGGCTTCCCCGGCAAAGGTCTTCTGGAAAGTGACGCTGCCGCTCGCCATGCCGGGCGTGCTGTCGGGCGCGGTGCTTGCTTTTGCCACCTCGCTTGATGAAGTCGTGCTGACATTGTTTGTTGCCGGCCCAAATCAGTTGACGCTCGCGCGCCAGATGTTCTCGTCGATTCGCGAAAACATCAGCCCGGCCATCGTCGCTGCGGCATTTCTCTTCATCCTCGGAACGGTCTTTCTCGGAGGCCTGCTGGCCGTCGTGCACAAACGCGCCGCCCGTTCCACAATCGTGGGATGA